Below is a window of Georgenia soli DNA.
AGGTCCGCCGCGACCTGGCCAAGGCCCTCGTCCAGGTCGACCCCGCCGACGCCCAGGCCCGCCACGCCCGCGCCCGGGCGAAACGGCACGTCAACCACACCCGGGCCCTGCCCGACGGGATGGGCTCGATCTACGCCGTCCTGCCCGCCCAGGACTGCGTCCAGGTCGACCTGACCCTGGACGCCATCGCCCACACCGCCAAGCACGACGGCGACCCCCGCACCATCGACCAGCTCCGCGCCGACGCCCTCCTCGCCCTGACCCACGCCGCCCTCCTGACCGGCCACACCGGCCCCGAACCCGCCGAGAACCACGGGGCCGCCGACGACAACAGCAGCGACGACGTCGGCGTCCCGGCCACCCCGCCGCCGTCCACGACCGAGAGCACGAGTCCGCCCCCGGGCGCCGACGTCACCGCCGTCGGCCAGAGCACCCCCTGCAGCCCTGGCACCGGCACCGGCACCGGCGCGGCCGTGCCGACCTGCGGGACCACGGCCGGCGGTGACGGTCAGCCGCCGCCGACGCCGTCCCCGGCTCCGCCCGGTCTTGTCCCGGGAGGGCCGCCCGGCACCGTGGAGTACCCACCGCTGCACCAGCTCCTGCTGCGCCACCCCGACCGCTTCGCCGTCCCGGACATCACCGTCCACGTCACCGTCCCCCTCGCCACCGTCCTGCCACCCGACACCCAGCCCGAGGGGACAGCCCTGCCCACCGCCGACCCCGAAGGCACGGCCGCCAGCGGCCGCGGGAGCGGCGTGTCCCCCGGCGGACCGGACACCGACCCCGGTGCCGGCTTGGCCGCCACGACCGGCGACGACCCGGCCGTCCCGCACACCGCCGACACGGACGCGGCCGACGACCCGGAGCCCGCCGAGGCGGCCCACCTCGACGGGTACGGCCCCATCACCCCCGACATCGCCCGCGCCCTCGCCGCCGGCGGCACCTGGCGCCGCCTGATCACCGACCCCCTCAGCGGCGTCGTCACCGACCTCGGCCGCACCCGCTACCGACCCCCCGCCGCCCTCCAGGACCTTGAAGCGTTCGGGTTTTCGTGCCGCTCTCATACTGGCTGGGCCTCGGGCTCGAGGGCAGCGTAGTGGGCCTGCTCGTGCTCGACGGGCGGGACCATCCCGATGCTGGAGTGCAACCGGGTGTTGTTGTACCAGGCGACCCACCCGGCGGTGGCGAACTCGACGTCGCCGAGGGTCTTGTACGCCCCGTCGTGGAAGACCGTGGTGGCGATGCACTCGGTCTTGTACAGGCCGATGATCGACTCCATCAGGGCGTTGTCGTAGGCGTCGCCGACCGTGCCGATCGAGGGCGCGATGTCCTCCACGGCCAGGTGCTCGGTCAGCCGGATCGAGGTGTACTGGCTGCCCGCGTCGGAGTGGTGGATCAGCTGCCCGCGCGAGACGGGCCGCTCCTCGCGGTCGCGCTGCCAGATCGCCATGCGCAGCGGGACCATCACCAGGTCGGTGACCTTGGTGCGCTGGGCGTGCCAGGCCAGGATCCGCTGGGCGAAGACGTCGACGATGAAGGCGACGTAGACGAACCCCTCCCAAGTCCGCACGTAGGTGAAGTCGGTGACCCACACCAGGTTCGGCGCCGGCGCGGTGAAGTCCCGGTTGAGCAGGTCCCCGGCCCGTTTGCCGTCCTTGCCCGGCACGGTGGTGCGGTGGCGCCGGGCCCGGCTGATCCCGTGGTGGCCCAGGGCCCGCATCGCGGCGTCGACGCGCCCGTAGGAGACCTCCAGGCCGCCCCGCCGGAGCAGGGCGGTCATCTTCCGCCGCCCGTACAGGCCTTCGGGCAGCAGCCGGTACCGGCCCGTGGTGGGGTCCAGGACGAACGCCAGGGAGTGGATGGCGTTGACCAGGTACGCCATCGCCAGCTCCCGCGGCGCCAGGGAGGTCCGGGCCCGCCAGGCCCGGTAGGTCCGCGCGGCGACCTGCAGGCCCTGGTCAGACAGGACCCGGCAGACCGACTCGACCGAGCGGCCCTGGGCGTGCTGGGAGCGGATGAACTCCATGATCATCGGTTTCGGGGGTCGAGCTCCCCCGCGAAGAAAGTCGCCGCGGACCTCAGGATCGCGTTGTCCTCCTCCAGGCGCCGCACCCGCGCCTTGAGCGCCTTGATCTCCTCGCGTTCCTGGGTCGTCATCCCGTCCCGGGCGCCGGCGTCGACATCGCCCTGACGCACCCACCCCCGCAACGTCTCCCGGGACATCCCCAGACGCGCCGCGACCGCCTCGCACGCCTTGGTGATCGACCCGTACTCCGGGACCTGCTCCCTGACCATCCGCACCGCGCGCTCCTTCGCCGCGGCGTCGTACTGCTTCGGCATACCTGCATCCTTCCTCGCAAGAAACGATGCGGCACACAAACCCGAACGCTTCACCTCGTCCGCGCCCGCGACACCACCTGCGTACGCCCCGCCTGCACCGTCCCCGCCCGCCGCGCCCAGATCGACCACACCAAAGCCTGGTCCGCCGGCGGCACCACCGCCCTCCACCAGCTCGGCTCCATGTGCAAACGCGACCACACCACCAAGACCGTCGGCGCCTTCCACGTCACCCAGCCCGAACCCGGCATCTTCGTCTGGACCACCCCCTCCGGCCACACCTACCGCCGCGAGACCAACGGCACCACCACCCTCATCGCCATCCGCCCACCCCGGCACGCCACTCCGGAGCCCACGCACCACGACAAGGACGACGCCCCACCGCCTTTCTGAGGCGCTGCGCTGCGCGTCAGCTCGGACGGCGGGAACACGACCGGGCACGCCGAGATGGCTGAATCTCGGTGGAGGAGGACTGTCGGACCGGCACACCGAGATGGCTAACCTCGGTCGAGCAGGACCCAGGGACAGGGACGAAAAAACCAGCGAGTAGGTATGCGCCTCAGTCGTCCGCGACGCCGTGGCGGAACATGTCCTCCTCCGGCGGACGGATCAGCGACGCCGCCCCCTCGCCGTCATCCGGCGTCACGAGGTGCCCCATCCCGCGCACGACGGCCACCGGCCGCCCCGACACCTTGCCCTTGACGAGCTCGGCGGCAGACGCGATCTCGTCCGCCACACCGATCACCGTGGTGCGAAGCTCGCGCCCGTAGGCGTCAGTGCTCCCCCGCATGTCGGAGAGGACGTCGACCCCTGCGGCGCCGATAGCCATGTCCACGACCCCGCGTCTCCACGGCCGCCCCGCAGTGTCCGTCACCAGCACGGCCGGCCGGACGCCGGTGCGGGCGTGCAGCCCGCGTCGGAGCCGGCGCGCCGAGGCGTCCGGGTCCTCGGGAAGCAGGAGGGCCGTCCCCTGGGGGACGTCAGAGTTGTCGACCCCGGCGGCGGCCATCACCAGGCCCAGCTTGTTCTCGACGATGCGCAACGTCGTGCCGTCCGGCCGCGCCCGTTCGGCGACCACACGGACCGTCTCCCCCTCGATCACCGAGTCGCGCTCCGCCTCGTCACGCGCCGCGACCAGCCGTCCCTCGGCCTTCGACACAATCTTCGAGGAGACAACCACGACGTCCCCGTCCGCGAGCCCCGTTGACCCGTCCGGCCAGGACATCCGTTCGAGCACGGGGACGAGGATGGCGGCCAGGTCGTCGCCGCGGGTGATGGTCGGGACGCCGTCGGGCGCCTGGGCCAGCAGCATGTTGTCGGCGCTCATCGGGCGAGCTTGGGCAGGACGTCGCGGCCGAAGACCTCGAGCCACTCACGCTGGTTACGCCCGACGTTGTGCAGGTAGATGCGGTCGAAGCCGAGGTCGACGTAGCGCTGGATCTCGGCACGGTGCTCGTCGGGGTCGGCGGAGATCACCATGCGGCCGGCGAAGTCCTCCTCGCGCACGAGCTTGGCCATGGCGGCGAAGTCGAACGGGGAGCGGATGTCCGCCTTGGGGAACTTCATCCCGCCGTTGGGCCACTGGTCCATCGCGTTCGCGAGCGCCTCCTCGTCGGTCGGCGCCCAGGACAGGTGCAGCTGCAGCACCTTCGGCATGGCGTCGGCGTCCTTGCCGGCCTCCTTCGCCCCGGCGGCGAACTTCTCGAACAGCCCACCGATCTTCTCCAGCGGCGCCCCCACGGTGATGAGCCCGTCCGCGTGCTTGCCCGCACGCTTCGCGGTCACGGGGCCGCCGGTGGCCACCAGGATCGGCGGCGCCTCCTCCGGCATCGACCACAGCCGCGTGGACTCGAGCTTGTAGAAGGTCCCGGAGTGCTTGGTGTCCTTGCCGGCGAGG
It encodes the following:
- a CDS encoding IS3 family transposase (programmed frameshift), which codes for MPKQYDAAAKERAVRMVREQVPEYGSITKACEAVAARLGMSRETLRGWVRQGDVDAGARDGMTTQEREEIKALKARVRRLEEDNAILRSAANFLRGGARPPKPMIMEFIRSQHAQGRSVESVCRVLSDQGLQVAARTYRAWRARTSLAPRELAMAYLVNAIHSLAFVLDPTTGRYRLLPEGLYGRRKMTALLRRGGLEVSYGRVDAAMRALGHHGISRARRHRTTVPGKDGKRAGDLLNRDFTAPAPNLVWVTDFTYVRTWEGFVYVAFIVDVFAQRILAWHAQRTKVTDLVMVPLRMAIWQRDREERPVSRGQLIHHSDAGSQYTSIRLTEHLAVEDIAPSIGTVGDAYDNALMESIIGLYKTECIATTVFHDGAYKTLGDVEFATAGWVAWYNNTRLHSSIGMVPPVEHEQAHYAALEPEAQPV
- a CDS encoding TIGR03557 family F420-dependent LLM class oxidoreductase gives rise to the protein MSLTIGYAAALEQFAPMEAVEYSALAEEHGFSGVMAADHFQPWTPTQGQAGFVWNVLTAVAERTRGDLGPGVTAPTFRWHPAMVAQASATLAAMYPGRHWLGLGSGEALNEHIVAEYWPEAPERINRMFEAIEIIRKLFTNSLAGKDTKHSGTFYKLESTRLWSMPEEAPPILVATGGPVTAKRAGKHADGLITVGAPLEKIGGLFEKFAAGAKEAGKDADAMPKVLQLHLSWAPTDEEALANAMDQWPNGGMKFPKADIRSPFDFAAMAKLVREEDFAGRMVISADPDEHRAEIQRYVDLGFDRIYLHNVGRNQREWLEVFGRDVLPKLAR
- the cofE gene encoding coenzyme F420-0:L-glutamate ligase, with translation MSADNMLLAQAPDGVPTITRGDDLAAILVPVLERMSWPDGSTGLADGDVVVVSSKIVSKAEGRLVAARDEAERDSVIEGETVRVVAERARPDGTTLRIVENKLGLVMAAAGVDNSDVPQGTALLLPEDPDASARRLRRGLHARTGVRPAVLVTDTAGRPWRRGVVDMAIGAAGVDVLSDMRGSTDAYGRELRTTVIGVADEIASAAELVKGKVSGRPVAVVRGMGHLVTPDDGEGAASLIRPPEEDMFRHGVADD
- a CDS encoding DUF222 domain-containing protein, giving the protein MDAERGRQGGGWCCPQDGWRGPCAHLRALAGRAGAEERVARARELSTVGLAGLGVLLEAGDPWAQEVLADLIGPDDSPATATPTRDAEGAAVLAGLAPAGFTRAGALPDDDAGHGNDAADEPGTGTGGTACQVAGAGDAADGDADGDGVGAAEGVRPAWSRALRRRMETVFDPGEDVSVLGVGIAALAGMRAGPDLAAVLTGTQTRTLGRAAGIEVLAAHRRIESWAAGQVARAAAGLSDAATFFAHPAVEKPVDVTAEEIAMRLAVSRQEARTLITVGHGLTRTFTETAAAVAAGVVDYPKARAIVTTLATSPVPVAVQVEHDVLEEADGRTVAQVRRDLAKALVQVDPADAQARHARARAKRHVNHTRALPDGMGSIYAVLPAQDCVQVDLTLDAIAHTAKHDGDPRTIDQLRADALLALTHAALLTGHTGPEPAENHGAADDNSSDDVGVPATPPPSTTESTSPPPGADVTAVGQSTPCSPGTGTGTGAAVPTCGTTAGGDGQPPPTPSPAPPGLVPGGPPGTVEYPPLHQLLLRHPDRFAVPDITVHVTVPLATVLPPDTQPEGTALPTADPEGTAASGRGSGVSPGGPDTDPGAGLAATTGDDPAVPHTADTDAADDPEPAEAAHLDGYGPITPDIARALAAGGTWRRLITDPLSGVVTDLGRTRYRPPAALQDLEAFGFSCRSHTGWASGSRAA